In one window of Cupriavidus necator N-1 DNA:
- the secA gene encoding preprotein translocase subunit SecA — translation MITGLLKKVFGSRNERLIKQYRRTVAQINALEPKFEQLSDDELRGMTETFRQRHAGGESLEALLPEAFAVCREASKRVMKMRHFDVQLIGGMVLNDNKIAEMRTGEGKTLTATLAVYLNAITGKGVHVVTVNDYLAQRDAEWMGRLYNFLGLSVGVNLSQMPHDAKQAAYNSDITYGTNNEFGFDYLRDNMVYDPSQRVQRPLNYAIVDEVDSILIDEARTPLIISGQAENQTDLYQRMNGIPKLLERQIGEEKADGTGVEKPGDYYVDEKGHQVYLTEAGHEKAEEILSQQGLIGEGESLYAPQNITLMHHLYAALRAHSLFHRDQHYVVQNDEVVIVDEFTGRLMTGRRWSDGLHQAVEAKEGVTVQQENQTLATITFQNYFRMYSKLAGMTGTADTEAYEFQEIYGLEVVVIPTNRPAQRKDQQDQIYKTGKERYDAVVRDIRDCYERGQPVLVGTTSIETSEYLSGLLDREQLPHQVLNAKQHAREAEIVAQAGRPKMITIATNMAGRGTDIVLGGNVEKQSGFIEADPNLSDAEKAARIKQLEDEWHSLHEQVKTAGGLHIVGTERHESRRIDNQLRGRAGRQGDPGSSRFYLSLDDQLLRIFAGDRVRAIMERLKMPEGEPIEAGIVTRSIESAQRKVEGRNFDIRKQLLQYDDVANDQRKEIYKLRNDVLEAQDVGDMVTNLRESVLVELFRDHVPADTMEEQWNIAGLETRLREDWGLEVPLAQTIEGAQSIEDEELLNLIMKAAAERYGSKVAMVGRESFAGFERSVMLQSIDTHWREHLAALDHLRQGIHLRGYAQKDPKQEYKRESFELFARLLDLIKSEVTRVTFNVQIQSPEELEQASEEIEEGLSHLENVQYKHDEFAEGREPVEEAPSPRTGAAMAAAELALAGMPKVGRNDPCPCGSGKKFKQCHGRLS, via the coding sequence ATGATCACCGGCCTTCTCAAGAAAGTCTTCGGCAGCCGCAATGAGCGGCTGATCAAACAATATCGCCGCACGGTGGCGCAGATCAATGCGCTGGAGCCGAAGTTCGAGCAGCTCTCGGACGACGAGCTGCGCGGCATGACGGAGACCTTCCGGCAGCGCCACGCCGGCGGCGAATCGCTCGAGGCGCTGCTGCCCGAGGCCTTCGCCGTCTGCCGCGAGGCCAGCAAGCGTGTCATGAAGATGCGCCACTTCGACGTGCAGCTGATCGGCGGCATGGTGCTGAACGACAACAAGATCGCCGAAATGCGCACCGGCGAAGGCAAGACGCTGACCGCGACACTGGCCGTGTACCTGAATGCCATCACCGGCAAGGGCGTGCACGTGGTGACCGTCAACGACTACCTGGCGCAGCGCGATGCCGAGTGGATGGGCCGGCTGTACAACTTCCTGGGCCTGTCGGTGGGCGTGAACCTGTCGCAGATGCCGCACGACGCCAAGCAGGCGGCGTACAACTCGGACATCACCTACGGCACCAACAACGAGTTCGGCTTCGACTACCTGCGCGACAACATGGTCTACGACCCGTCGCAGCGCGTGCAGCGCCCGCTCAACTACGCCATCGTCGATGAAGTGGACTCGATCCTGATCGACGAGGCCCGCACCCCGCTGATCATCTCCGGCCAGGCTGAGAACCAGACCGACCTGTACCAGCGCATGAACGGCATCCCCAAGCTGCTCGAGCGCCAGATCGGTGAAGAGAAGGCCGATGGCACCGGCGTGGAGAAGCCGGGCGACTACTACGTCGACGAGAAGGGCCACCAGGTCTACCTGACCGAAGCCGGCCACGAGAAGGCCGAAGAGATCCTGTCGCAGCAGGGCCTGATCGGCGAGGGCGAATCGCTATACGCGCCGCAGAACATCACGCTGATGCACCACCTGTACGCGGCCCTGCGCGCGCACAGCCTGTTCCATCGCGACCAGCACTACGTGGTGCAGAACGACGAAGTCGTGATCGTCGACGAGTTCACCGGCCGCCTGATGACCGGCCGCCGCTGGTCCGACGGCCTGCACCAGGCCGTGGAGGCCAAGGAAGGTGTCACCGTCCAGCAAGAGAACCAGACGCTGGCGACGATCACCTTCCAGAACTACTTCCGCATGTACAGCAAGCTGGCCGGCATGACCGGCACGGCTGACACCGAAGCGTATGAGTTCCAGGAGATCTACGGCCTGGAAGTGGTGGTGATCCCGACCAACCGCCCGGCCCAGCGCAAGGACCAGCAGGACCAGATCTACAAGACCGGCAAGGAGCGCTACGACGCCGTGGTGCGCGATATCCGCGACTGCTACGAGCGTGGCCAGCCGGTGCTGGTGGGCACCACCTCGATCGAGACCTCGGAATACCTGTCGGGCCTGCTCGATCGCGAACAACTGCCGCACCAGGTGCTCAACGCCAAGCAGCACGCACGCGAAGCCGAGATCGTGGCCCAGGCCGGCCGCCCCAAGATGATCACCATTGCCACCAACATGGCCGGTCGCGGTACCGACATCGTGCTGGGCGGCAATGTGGAGAAGCAATCCGGTTTTATCGAGGCGGATCCGAACCTGTCCGACGCCGAGAAGGCCGCGCGCATCAAGCAGCTCGAGGATGAGTGGCATTCGCTGCACGAGCAGGTCAAGACCGCCGGCGGCCTGCATATCGTCGGCACCGAGCGCCATGAATCGCGCCGTATCGACAACCAGTTGCGCGGCCGTGCCGGCCGCCAGGGCGACCCGGGTTCGTCGCGCTTCTACCTGTCGCTGGACGACCAGCTGCTGCGCATCTTCGCCGGCGACCGCGTGCGCGCCATCATGGAACGCCTGAAGATGCCCGAGGGCGAGCCGATCGAGGCCGGCATCGTCACGCGCTCGATCGAGTCGGCGCAGCGCAAAGTCGAAGGCCGCAACTTCGACATCCGCAAGCAGCTGCTGCAGTACGACGACGTTGCCAACGACCAGCGCAAGGAAATCTACAAGCTGCGCAACGACGTGCTGGAAGCCCAGGATGTCGGCGACATGGTGACCAACCTGCGCGAGAGCGTGCTGGTTGAGCTGTTCCGCGACCACGTGCCGGCCGACACCATGGAAGAGCAGTGGAACATCGCCGGCCTGGAAACGCGCCTGCGCGAGGACTGGGGCCTGGAAGTGCCGCTGGCGCAGACCATCGAGGGCGCGCAGAGCATCGAGGACGAAGAGCTGCTCAACCTGATCATGAAGGCGGCCGCGGAGCGCTACGGCAGCAAGGTCGCGATGGTCGGCCGCGAGTCGTTCGCCGGCTTCGAGCGCTCGGTCATGCTGCAGAGCATCGACACGCACTGGCGCGAGCACCTGGCCGCGCTGGACCACCTGCGCCAGGGCATCCACCTGCGCGGCTATGCGCAGAAGGATCCCAAGCAGGAATACAAGCGCGAGTCGTTCGAGCTGTTCGCGCGTTTGCTGGACCTGATCAAGAGCGAAGTCACGCGCGTGACCTTCAACGTGCAGATCCAGTCGCCGGAAGAACTGGAGCAGGCTTCGGAAGAGATCGAGGAAGGCCTGTCGCACCTGGAGAACGTCCAGTACAAGCACGACGAGTTCGCCGAAGGGCGAGAGCCGGTCGAGGAAGCGCCGTCGCCGCGCACCGGTGCGGCCATGGCCGCCGCCGAGCTGGCGCTGGCGGGCATGCCCAAGGTCGGCCGCAACGACCCGTGCCCGTGCGGCTCGGGCAAGAAGTTCAAGCAGTGCCACGGCAGGCTCAGCTGA
- the lpxC gene encoding UDP-3-O-acyl-N-acetylglucosamine deacetylase: protein MLKQRTIKSLVKTVGIGLHSGRKVTLTLRPASADTGIVFTRVDLPEAVEIPVAASAIGDTRLASVLQKDGARVSTVEHLMSACAGLGIDNLYVDVDAEEIPIMDGSAASFVFLLQSAGIEEQNALKTFIRVKKPVEVREGDKLARLEPFFGFKLSFTIDFRHPAVDKTGQTFSIDFADTSYVREIARARTFGFAHEVEALREMGLARGGSLDNAIVLDEHRMLNNEELRYGDEFVRHKILDAIGDLYVVGHPLIGAYVANKSGHGLNNQLLRALLADQEAYELVTFDRVEEAPAAFLPQAQPAFA from the coding sequence ATGCTCAAACAGCGCACGATCAAATCCCTGGTGAAGACCGTTGGCATCGGCCTGCACTCGGGGCGCAAGGTCACGTTGACCCTGCGTCCCGCGTCGGCGGACACCGGCATCGTCTTTACCCGCGTCGACCTGCCCGAGGCCGTCGAGATTCCCGTGGCCGCGTCGGCCATCGGCGACACGCGCCTGGCATCGGTGCTGCAGAAGGATGGCGCGCGCGTTTCGACCGTCGAGCACCTGATGTCGGCGTGCGCCGGCCTGGGCATCGACAACCTCTATGTCGATGTCGACGCCGAGGAAATCCCGATCATGGACGGCAGCGCCGCGTCCTTCGTGTTCCTGCTGCAGTCGGCCGGCATTGAAGAGCAGAACGCGCTGAAGACCTTCATCCGTGTCAAGAAACCGGTGGAAGTGCGCGAGGGCGACAAGCTGGCGCGGCTGGAGCCGTTCTTCGGCTTCAAGCTGTCGTTCACCATCGACTTCCGCCACCCGGCGGTCGACAAGACCGGCCAGACCTTCTCGATCGATTTTGCCGACACCAGCTACGTGCGCGAGATTGCCCGCGCCCGCACCTTCGGCTTTGCGCACGAGGTGGAAGCCCTGCGCGAGATGGGCCTGGCGCGCGGCGGCAGCCTGGACAACGCGATCGTGCTGGACGAGCACCGCATGCTCAACAATGAAGAGCTGCGCTACGGCGACGAGTTCGTGCGCCACAAGATCCTGGATGCGATCGGCGACCTGTATGTGGTGGGCCATCCGCTGATCGGCGCCTATGTGGCAAACAAGTCGGGCCACGGCCTGAACAACCAGCTGCTGCGCGCGCTGCTGGCCGACCAGGAAGCCTACGAGCTGGTCACCTTCGACCGCGTCGAGGAAGCCCCGGCCGCGTTCCTGCCGCAGGCGCAGCCGGCGTTTGCCTGA
- a CDS encoding peroxiredoxin, which produces MITVGSRVPDATLQEFFETEGNGCALGPNAFKVADLVRGRKIVVFGLPGAFTPTCSAKHVPGFVQHAAALREAGVDEVWCVSVNDAFVMGAWGREQQAGGTVRMMADGSAEWTRALGLDQDLTARGMGVRSKRYAMVIDDGVVTRLDVEAPGEFRVSSAEAVLAALRG; this is translated from the coding sequence ATGATCACTGTCGGTTCCCGCGTCCCCGACGCCACGCTGCAGGAATTCTTCGAAACCGAAGGCAACGGCTGTGCCCTTGGCCCCAATGCCTTCAAGGTGGCGGACCTGGTCCGCGGCCGCAAGATCGTGGTGTTCGGCCTGCCCGGCGCTTTCACGCCGACCTGCTCGGCCAAGCATGTGCCGGGCTTTGTGCAGCATGCCGCGGCGCTACGCGAGGCCGGCGTCGACGAGGTCTGGTGCGTGTCGGTCAACGACGCCTTCGTGATGGGCGCCTGGGGCCGTGAGCAGCAGGCGGGCGGCACGGTGCGCATGATGGCCGACGGCAGCGCCGAGTGGACCCGTGCGCTGGGCCTGGACCAGGACCTGACCGCACGCGGCATGGGCGTGCGCTCCAAGCGCTACGCGATGGTGATCGACGACGGCGTCGTCACCCGGCTCGACGTCGAGGCACCGGGCGAATTCCGCGTCAGCAGCGCCGAGGCAGTGCTGGCGGCGTTGCGTGGCTGA
- the ftsZ gene encoding cell division protein FtsZ — MDFDMIETEVQDGTIIKVVGVGGAGGNAVQHMISRGVQGVEFICMNTDAQALKRSSASRVLQLGNTGLGAGAKPEVGRNCAESARDQIADSLRGAHMVFITAGMGGGTGTGAAPIVAQVAKEMGILTVGVVSKPFDFEGARRAKVAEHGSSELESSVDSLIVVLNEKLFEVMGDDAEMDKCFQCADDVLHNAVAGIAEIINVDGLVNVDFEDVKTVMGEQGKAMMGTATVSGVDRARLAAEQAVASPLLEGVDLSGARGVLVNITASRSLKLSETKEVMNTIRSYAAEDATVIFGTVYDDSMSDALRVTVVATGLGRSAKKQQPMTLLKTGTDNMPVQMMANMTAAAATHSSPDYSNLDTPAVWRSSRESASAHVAALQEKGVDTYDIPAFLRKQAD; from the coding sequence ATGGACTTTGACATGATCGAAACGGAAGTGCAGGACGGCACCATCATCAAGGTGGTCGGCGTGGGCGGTGCGGGCGGTAACGCCGTGCAGCACATGATCAGCCGCGGCGTGCAAGGCGTCGAATTCATCTGCATGAACACCGATGCCCAGGCGCTCAAGCGTTCGAGCGCTTCACGCGTGCTGCAGCTTGGCAATACGGGCCTGGGCGCTGGCGCCAAGCCGGAAGTCGGCCGCAACTGCGCCGAATCGGCCCGTGATCAGATCGCCGATTCCCTGCGCGGCGCGCACATGGTCTTCATCACTGCCGGCATGGGCGGCGGCACCGGCACGGGCGCCGCGCCGATCGTCGCGCAAGTGGCCAAGGAGATGGGCATCCTGACCGTGGGTGTGGTCAGCAAGCCGTTCGACTTCGAAGGCGCGCGCCGCGCCAAGGTGGCCGAACACGGTTCCAGCGAGTTGGAATCGAGCGTCGACTCGCTGATCGTGGTGCTCAACGAGAAGCTGTTCGAAGTGATGGGCGACGACGCCGAGATGGACAAGTGCTTCCAGTGCGCCGACGACGTGCTGCACAACGCGGTGGCCGGCATTGCCGAGATCATCAACGTTGACGGCCTGGTGAACGTCGACTTCGAAGACGTGAAGACGGTGATGGGCGAGCAAGGCAAGGCCATGATGGGGACGGCCACCGTGTCGGGCGTTGACCGCGCCCGCCTGGCGGCCGAGCAGGCCGTTGCCAGCCCGCTGCTGGAAGGCGTGGACCTGTCCGGCGCGCGCGGCGTGCTGGTCAACATCACCGCCAGCCGTTCGCTGAAACTGTCGGAAACCAAGGAAGTCATGAACACCATCCGCAGCTACGCCGCGGAAGATGCGACCGTGATCTTCGGTACGGTGTACGACGATTCGATGAGCGATGCGCTGCGCGTGACGGTGGTGGCCACGGGCCTGGGCCGCTCGGCCAAGAAGCAACAGCCGATGACCCTGCTCAAGACCGGCACGGACAACATGCCGGTGCAGATGATGGCCAACATGACCGCCGCCGCGGCCACGCACAGCTCGCCGGACTACAGCAACCTGGATACGCCGGCAGTGTGGCGCAGCTCGCGTGAGTCGGCGTCGGCCCACGTGGCGGCGCTGCAGGAAAAGGGTGTGGATACGTACGACATCCCGGCCTTCCTGCGCAAGCAGGCAGACTGA
- the ftsA gene encoding cell division protein FtsA, translating to MSKEYKDLLVGLDIGTSKVAAVVAELRPDGSYEVIGMGQSESKGLKKGVVVNIEATVQSIQKALEEAELMADCKISEVFTGIAGSHIRSFNSSGMVAIKDKEVTQTDVARVIETAKAVNIPTDQQILHILTQEFIIDGQEDVREPIGMSGIRLEVKVHIVTGAVSAAQNIVKCVRRCGLEVHDLILQPLASSLAVLTEDEKELGVVLVDIGGGTTDIAIFSEGAIRHTAVIPIAGDQITNDIAMALRTPTPDAEDIKIQYGIAKQAIADPDDMIEVPGVGDRGTRTLSRQALAAVIEPRIEELYSLVHQVVRESGYEELLSSGVVITGGTAMMPGMVELGEDIFLKPVRVGVPEYRGNLHEVVKSPRYATVMGLLLEGRVQRMRGRKVAVQSGSVKQVWTRMKEWFVGNF from the coding sequence ATGAGCAAGGAATACAAGGACCTGTTGGTCGGTCTGGATATCGGCACCTCGAAGGTGGCGGCGGTGGTGGCAGAACTGCGCCCCGACGGCAGCTACGAGGTGATCGGGATGGGCCAGTCAGAGTCCAAGGGTCTGAAGAAAGGGGTCGTGGTCAATATCGAGGCCACCGTGCAGTCGATCCAGAAGGCGCTGGAAGAGGCCGAGCTGATGGCCGACTGCAAGATTTCAGAGGTCTTCACAGGCATTGCCGGCAGCCACATCCGCAGCTTCAACTCCAGCGGCATGGTGGCGATCAAGGACAAGGAGGTCACGCAGACCGACGTGGCGCGCGTGATCGAGACCGCCAAGGCGGTCAATATCCCGACCGACCAGCAGATCCTGCACATCCTGACGCAGGAATTCATCATCGACGGCCAGGAAGACGTGCGCGAGCCCATCGGCATGAGCGGCATCCGCCTGGAAGTGAAGGTGCATATTGTCACCGGCGCGGTCAGCGCCGCGCAGAACATCGTCAAGTGCGTGCGCCGCTGCGGCCTGGAAGTGCACGACCTGATCCTGCAGCCGCTGGCTTCCAGCCTGGCGGTGCTGACCGAGGATGAGAAGGAGTTGGGCGTGGTGCTGGTCGACATCGGCGGCGGCACCACCGACATCGCCATCTTCAGCGAAGGCGCGATCCGCCATACGGCCGTGATCCCCATCGCCGGCGACCAGATCACCAACGACATCGCGATGGCGCTGCGCACGCCGACGCCCGACGCCGAGGACATCAAGATCCAGTACGGCATCGCCAAGCAGGCGATCGCCGACCCGGACGACATGATCGAGGTGCCCGGCGTGGGCGACCGCGGCACGCGCACGCTCAGCCGCCAGGCGCTGGCCGCGGTGATCGAGCCGCGCATCGAAGAGCTGTACTCGCTAGTGCACCAGGTGGTGCGCGAGTCCGGCTATGAAGAACTGTTGTCGTCAGGCGTGGTCATCACCGGTGGGACCGCGATGATGCCGGGCATGGTCGAGCTGGGCGAGGACATCTTCCTCAAGCCCGTGCGCGTGGGCGTGCCGGAGTACCGCGGCAACCTGCACGAGGTGGTGAAGAGCCCGCGCTATGCGACGGTGATGGGCCTGCTGCTGGAAGGCCGCGTGCAACGCATGCGCGGGCGCAAGGTCGCGGTGCAGAGCGGGTCGGTCAAGCAGGTGTGGACGCGCATGAAGGAATGGTTTGTCGGCAATTTCTGA